A DNA window from Ovis aries strain OAR_USU_Benz2616 breed Rambouillet chromosome 7, ARS-UI_Ramb_v3.0, whole genome shotgun sequence contains the following coding sequences:
- the LOC101102735 gene encoding C2 calcium-dependent domain-containing protein 4A, with translation MTSSSRASSGTGTCCLMWCLERLLLGPERLLRGRNRLYQDGARRATALTPAGCPNVLTPDRIPEFCIPPRLVSCPTLTAIRDSWGEQAGTDDGAGRTDWDPRSQAALSLQHLPRARTAYGFCALLESPHTRRRESLFLGGPGAAALPPAPRPRAHTYGGGGGNDPFTPRARAPIAPREARSGSLLDALGPGPRCHRFLRASEELLRRVLRTQRNRDLARACSVSSGDEDDEDENEGPSGSGSPARAPGASPSPTPNPLPERLEAEGTVTLGGAGGALRLAAEYSRASGRLRVRLLRAEGPAGGAAEPRAPVGCRVSFILKPRGAVVRRSRRAVLEQDLCLDGLSEDEVRRLAVRVKAENRGRGLERGRLLGQGELLLGPLLLL, from the coding sequence ATGACCAGCTCCAGCAGAGCTTCCTCAGGAACCGGCACCTGCTGCCTGATGTGGTGCCTGGAGCGGCTCCTCTTGGGACCCGAGCGCCTCCTGCGGGGCAGAAACCGGCTTTATCAGGATGGAGCCCGCCGAGCCACGGCCCTCACACCCGCCGGGTGCCCAAACGTGCTCACCCCGGACCGCATCCCCGAGTTCTGCATCCCCCCGCGACTCGTGTCCTGCCCGACTCTGACTGCAATCCGAGACTCCTGGGGCGAACAAGCAGGGACTGACGATGGCGCTGGCCGCACGGACTGGGACCCGCGCTCGCAGGCCGCACTCTCGCTTCAGCACCTGCCCCGGGCGCGCACTGCCTACGGCTTCTGCGCGCTGCTCGAGAGCCCGCACACCCGCCGCAGGGAGTCGCTCTTCCTCGGGGGTCCGGGCGCCGCCGCGCTCCCGCCCGCGCCCCGTCCCCGGGCCCACACCTACGGGGGCGGCGGCGGAAACGACCCCTTCACCCCCCGGGCGAGAGCGCCCATTGCGCCCCGCGAGGCCCGCAGTGGCTCCCTCCTGGACGCGCTCGGCCCCGGGCCCCGCTGCCACCGCTTCCTGCGCGCTTCTGAGGAGCTGCTGCGCCGCGTGCTGCGGACCCAAAGGAACCGAGACCTGGCCCGCGCCTGCTCTGTTTCCAGCGGGGACGAAGACGACGAGGACGAGAACGAGGGCCCCTCCGGCTCCGGATCCCCGGCGCGGGCCCCCGGCGCGTCCCCCTCGCCAACTCCCAACCCGCTTCCCGAGCGCTTGGAGGCCGAGGGCACCGTAACTCTGGGCGGTGCCGGTGGCGCCCTGCGCCTGGCCGCTGAGTACAGTAGGGCCAGCGGGCGCCTCCGTGTCCGGTTGCTCCGTGCCGAGGGCCCGGCTGGAGGAGCCGCCGAGCCCCGCGCCCCCGTAGGCTGCAGAGTCAGCTTCATCCTGAAGCCGCGGGGCGCCGTGGTCCGGCGAAGCCGCAGGGCCGTCTTGGAGCAGGACTTGTGCTTGGACGGGCTCTCGGAGGACGAGGTGCGCCGCCTGGCCGTGCGCGTCAAGGCGGAGAACCGGGGCCGCGGGCTGGAGCGGGGCCGCCTGCTGGGCCAGGGCGAACTGCTGCTGGGCCCCCTCCTGCTCCTCTGA